One stretch of Thermanaerosceptrum fracticalcis DNA includes these proteins:
- a CDS encoding PTS sugar transporter subunit IIA — protein MKLAKIINKDRIQLSLEVQTKEECIEKMVEQMVKTGVVTNKEAYVQAVKKREQEGTTAVGFGVAIPHGKSWGVVAPALGFAKLARPIDWQSLDGGPVSVVFLIAVPEEQAENEHLQILAAIARKLMHEKFRNQLQEAKSPEDVMQVLETV, from the coding sequence ATGAAGCTGGCGAAAATCATTAACAAGGACAGAATCCAGTTATCCCTTGAAGTTCAAACTAAAGAAGAATGCATTGAAAAAATGGTCGAACAAATGGTGAAAACCGGTGTTGTTACCAATAAAGAAGCTTATGTGCAGGCGGTGAAAAAACGTGAACAAGAGGGAACCACCGCTGTGGGATTTGGGGTTGCTATTCCACATGGTAAATCCTGGGGGGTAGTAGCGCCGGCCTTAGGATTTGCTAAGCTGGCCCGGCCTATCGATTGGCAGTCTCTTGACGGCGGACCTGTTTCCGTGGTGTTTTTAATTGCTGTTCCGGAAGAACAGGCGGAAAATGAGCACCTGCAGATTTTAGCTGCGATAGCCCGTAAACTTATGCACGAAAAATTTCGCAACCAGTTACAGGAAGCTAAGTCGCCGGAAGACGTTATGCAGGTTTTGGAAACAGTTTAA
- the pfkB gene encoding 1-phosphofructokinase, protein MQSKVVTVTLNPALDKTITIPRLEVGGLNRVMQTRLDPGGKGINVAKVLQKFSVDVIATGFIGRYQGEVVQRALKDMGIKTGFVKVRGVTRTNLKIVDNERKVTTEINEPGFEVLPEDLVKLGHKLSYFLQHTSVLVLGGSLPQGVSEDIYYHYIELAKKQNVKTILDAEGLALKEGIKARPFAVKPNIHELEQLAESPLSTEKDIIAAGRELLKKGVTVVVISMGSRGAIVLSNDEVYLVTPFPIIPNSTVGAGDSMVAAMAYAFLENKPLHEVARWAAAAGTVTASKPGTEVCSLAEVQGLLHEVRVVRI, encoded by the coding sequence ATGCAGTCCAAAGTTGTAACAGTCACACTAAACCCTGCCTTGGATAAAACGATCACCATTCCCCGTTTGGAAGTTGGCGGCCTGAATCGCGTCATGCAAACACGATTAGATCCCGGGGGAAAAGGCATTAACGTGGCCAAGGTGCTGCAAAAATTTTCTGTTGATGTAATTGCCACAGGATTTATTGGTCGTTACCAAGGGGAAGTTGTTCAAAGGGCTTTAAAGGATATGGGGATAAAAACAGGGTTTGTCAAGGTCCGAGGCGTTACGCGTACCAATTTAAAAATTGTTGATAATGAAAGAAAAGTGACAACGGAAATTAATGAGCCGGGTTTTGAAGTACTCCCCGAAGATTTAGTAAAGTTAGGCCACAAACTGTCTTACTTTTTACAGCATACTTCCGTGCTGGTGCTGGGAGGAAGTTTGCCCCAGGGGGTTTCAGAGGATATATATTATCACTATATCGAGCTGGCCAAAAAGCAGAATGTTAAGACTATTCTTGATGCTGAAGGTCTGGCCTTAAAAGAAGGCATTAAAGCCCGGCCCTTTGCGGTAAAGCCCAATATCCACGAGCTTGAACAGTTAGCAGAAAGTCCACTCTCAACAGAAAAGGATATAATTGCCGCCGGGCGGGAGCTGCTCAAAAAAGGTGTTACAGTTGTAGTTATTTCTATGGGAAGTCGAGGAGCCATTGTTCTGAGCAATGATGAAGTTTACCTGGTAACACCTTTCCCCATTATTCCCAATAGCACTGTGGGAGCGGGAGATTCAATGGTAGCTGCTATGGCTTATGCCTTTCTGGAAAATAAACCGCTGCATGAAGTGGCACGTTGGGCTGCTGCTGCAGGTACGGTGACGGCTTCCAAACCGGGAACGGAAGTTTGTTCCCTGGCTGAAGTACAGGGGTTATTACATGAAGTACGTGTTGTACGTATCTAG
- a CDS encoding DeoR/GlpR family DNA-binding transcription regulator, whose amino-acid sequence MYGEERKEKILDYVQSHGRASVQELSEIFQASESTIRRDLKELEDVKLLKRTHGGAISLRSVKFEPTFGEKKVAYLKEKRAIAQKTVELIEEGDTIFIDAGTTTFELVKELKSFSKLTVVTNAFNHVQKLLTYPGIEVLVTGGMLRKETLAMVGPMAEQSLSMIRVDKAFLATNGLDVEEGLTTPNLTEAAIKRRMIKSAKQVILLADHSKVGKVSFAKIADLAEIDQIVMDDAVDESIVAKLETIGVRVHIVHP is encoded by the coding sequence TTGTACGGTGAAGAGCGAAAGGAAAAAATTTTAGACTACGTTCAAAGTCACGGCAGAGCTTCGGTACAGGAATTGAGTGAAATTTTCCAGGCGTCCGAGTCAACGATTCGCCGGGATCTTAAAGAACTGGAAGATGTAAAACTGTTAAAGCGGACACATGGTGGCGCTATATCTTTACGCAGTGTGAAATTTGAACCTACCTTTGGTGAAAAGAAGGTTGCTTATTTAAAAGAAAAACGGGCCATCGCCCAAAAAACTGTTGAACTGATTGAAGAAGGAGACACCATTTTTATTGATGCCGGTACAACAACTTTTGAGCTGGTTAAAGAATTAAAATCATTTTCCAAATTAACGGTTGTCACCAACGCTTTCAATCATGTGCAAAAACTGTTAACTTATCCGGGAATTGAAGTGTTGGTAACAGGAGGGATGCTCAGAAAAGAGACACTTGCCATGGTAGGGCCCATGGCGGAACAATCCCTAAGCATGATTCGCGTTGACAAAGCTTTTTTAGCTACCAACGGATTAGATGTGGAGGAAGGATTGACAACACCCAATTTAACAGAAGCAGCCATCAAGCGGCGGATGATCAAATCGGCAAAACAAGTCATCTTATTAGCAGACCATAGTAAAGTTGGGAAAGTATCTTTTGCTAAAATAGCTGATCTGGCTGAAATCGACCAAATTGTGATGGATGATGCAGTCGATGAAAGTATCGTTGCTAAACTGGAAACAATAGGTGTCAGAGTACACATTGTCCACCCCTAG
- a CDS encoding HPr family phosphocarrier protein: MVRKELTIANETGLHARPAQLFVQKASEFEAEIKVKKEDGAEANAKSILGVMALALTCGTKITIEADGKDAGKAVQALVELVEQRFGES, encoded by the coding sequence GTGGTCAGAAAAGAGCTAACTATTGCAAATGAAACCGGCCTGCATGCCAGGCCCGCGCAGCTATTCGTGCAAAAAGCCAGCGAATTCGAAGCGGAAATTAAAGTAAAAAAAGAAGACGGAGCCGAAGCAAACGCGAAAAGCATCCTGGGAGTGATGGCTCTGGCTTTGACCTGCGGCACGAAAATTACTATCGAGGCTGACGGAAAGGATGCAGGAAAGGCTGTACAAGCACTGGTGGAATTGGTAGAACAAAGGTTTGGTGAATCCTAA
- a CDS encoding PTS fructose transporter subunit IIC, protein MKKILAVTACPTGIAHTYMAAEAIKKAAEGKNVEVKVETRGAVGVENALTTEEIAEAHAIIIAADTDVDEGRFHGKPVIKASVNEAIKNPGKLLDEAVNTKPTAQDYIAQVQKTKAERSAQRTGIYKHLMNGVSFMIPLVVAGGLIIAISFIFGIEAFKQQGTLAAALMDIGGGAAFALMVPILAGFIAYSIAEKPGLAPGLVGGMLASKIGAGFLGGILAGFIAGYIAKWLKDSIKLPKNLEGLKPILIIPFLATLVTGLLMVYVVGNPVKVIMDALTNWLSGLSSTNAVVLGLILGAMMAFDMGGPVNKAAYTFGVGLLGNGIYEPMAAVMAAGMTPPLGLWLATLLAPKKYTVEEREAGKAAAVLGISFITEGAIPFAAADPFRVIPAIMTGSAVTGALSMLFKATLRAPHGGIFVLPIPNAVGNLFMYTIAIIAGTVITALMVNLLKHSKAVAEK, encoded by the coding sequence ATGAAAAAAATTTTAGCTGTTACCGCGTGCCCTACTGGTATCGCCCATACCTATATGGCTGCCGAAGCGATTAAAAAAGCAGCTGAGGGGAAAAATGTTGAGGTGAAGGTTGAAACCCGCGGCGCTGTTGGTGTTGAAAATGCTTTAACAACAGAGGAAATCGCCGAGGCCCATGCTATCATTATTGCCGCAGATACCGATGTTGATGAGGGGCGTTTCCATGGAAAACCTGTAATTAAGGCGTCCGTCAACGAGGCTATTAAAAATCCCGGTAAATTATTGGATGAGGCGGTAAACACAAAGCCAACAGCCCAGGATTACATTGCGCAGGTGCAAAAAACAAAAGCGGAGCGCAGTGCCCAGCGTACAGGTATTTACAAGCATTTGATGAACGGCGTTTCCTTTATGATTCCTTTGGTAGTTGCCGGCGGTCTGATTATTGCTATCTCTTTTATCTTTGGGATTGAAGCATTTAAACAACAAGGTACTTTAGCTGCCGCTTTAATGGACATCGGAGGCGGTGCAGCTTTTGCCTTGATGGTGCCGATTCTGGCCGGTTTCATTGCTTACTCCATTGCCGAAAAACCCGGTCTTGCACCTGGATTAGTAGGCGGCATGCTGGCCTCAAAAATTGGTGCCGGTTTTCTTGGTGGGATTTTGGCCGGTTTTATCGCCGGTTATATCGCCAAATGGCTGAAAGATTCCATTAAGCTTCCCAAAAACCTGGAGGGTTTAAAACCCATCTTAATCATACCTTTCCTAGCAACATTAGTAACTGGTTTACTGATGGTTTACGTTGTTGGTAACCCTGTGAAAGTTATCATGGATGCTCTGACCAATTGGCTGTCGGGCTTAAGTAGCACTAATGCCGTTGTTCTTGGTCTGATTTTAGGGGCCATGATGGCCTTTGATATGGGCGGCCCGGTAAACAAAGCTGCCTACACTTTTGGTGTTGGACTTTTAGGAAATGGAATTTATGAACCAATGGCTGCCGTCATGGCTGCCGGTATGACACCGCCTTTAGGTTTGTGGCTGGCAACGCTGCTTGCTCCCAAGAAATATACTGTGGAAGAAAGAGAAGCGGGGAAAGCAGCCGCTGTCCTTGGGATCTCCTTTATCACAGAAGGAGCCATACCCTTTGCTGCTGCCGACCCGTTCCGTGTGATTCCGGCTATCATGACCGGTTCCGCAGTAACAGGAGCACTTTCCATGTTATTCAAAGCAACTTTACGTGCTCCCCATGGTGGCATTTTTGTCTTACCCATTCCAAATGCTGTAGGCAATTTATTCATGTACACCATTGCCATAATCGCAGGAACCGTGATTACTGCCCTAATGGTCAACTTGCTCAAACACAGTAAAGCTGTGGCTGAAAAATAA